Genomic segment of Nitrospirota bacterium:
CAGCGCGACGTGTCGATGGCCGAGGCCACCCGCATCCTGGGGCAGGCCATCGGCAAGCCGGACCTGCCCTACGTCCAATTCCCGTATGAAGAGGCCGAGAAGGCCATGGTCGGGATGGGACTGTCTCCGGACATGGCGCGCGCGTTCATCGAAATGTATCGGGCATTCAACGACGGGATCCTGCGTCCGACCGAGCCTCGTTCGGCGGCCAACACCACGCCGACATCGTTCGAGGAATTCGCAAAGACATTCGCGGCGGTCTACGCCGCTTAGGCTCAACCACACACCACACCAAGGAGGCATCATGAGGCTCAAAGACAAGGTCGCGATCGTCACGGGCGGAGGAACGGGAATTGGCGAGGCCATCGCCAAGGCCTTCGCAAAGGAAGGAGCGACGGTGGTCGTCACCGGCCGGCGGAAGGAGGAGCTGGAGCGGGTCGTGCGAGAGATGGAGCGTGCGAAAGGCCGTGCGCTGGCTGTGCCCGGGAGCGTGACCCAGGAGGCGGACGTGCGTGCCGCCGTGGATGCCACGGTCAGGGCGTACGGGCGGATCGATGTCCTGGTCAACAACGCCGGCAACCTGTTTCACGCCGGCCCGCTGCACGAAACATCGGATCAGATCTGGAATGAGACGCTGGACATCTTCCTCACCGGCACGTTTCGGTTTACGCGGGCGGTCATCCCGCACATGCTCAAGCAAGGCGGTGGGTCCATCGTGAACATTTCGACTACGGCGGCACTAAAAGCTCTTCCCGGCTTTCCGGCCCACGCCTATGCCGCGGCCAAGGCCGGGGTGATTATGCTGACGAAATCGGTCGCCATTCAGTACGCCAAGGACAAGATCCGGTGCAATGCGATCTGCCCGGCGGGAGTAGACACGCCTGGCGTGGCGGGCTGGCTCAGTGATCCGAAAGCACGGGAATGGTTTAACGGCATCCACCCCGTCGGTCGAATGGGCCGCCCCGAAGAGATCGCACCGCCTGCGGTGTATTTTGCCTCGGATGAATCGCAGTGGACCACCGGTGCGATCTTGCCCGTGGACGGCGGCGTCATGGCGCAATGACATCGGACTGCGGCGCCGGGTTACGCCGGGGCTGTCGTTTCTGAAAGGGGACGTGAGACCATGATCCGAAGGTCCTGATCCGAGTGAAGGAGGAAAACAGATGGCGGGAAAGAGCCCTGTAGACACGGTCAACACGTTGATTGAGGCCATCAACCGAGGAGATCTCGGCGCAGCATTGGCCCAGTACGAGCCGCACGCCATACTGGTGGCAGAACCCGGAAAAGTGGCGACCGGAACAAAGGCGATCCGAACAGCTCTCGAAGGGTTCATTGCTCTGAAGCCGACTCTTCGGGGCGACGCGCATCAGTTTCTGGAAGGAGGCAACCTCGCGCTCTTCTGCTCAAAATGGACATTGACCGGCACGGGTCCTGATGGCAAGCCGGTGGAAATGGGCGGGACCTCTTCGGACGTCCTGCGGCGTCAAGCGGATGGGAACTGGCTGATCGTCATCGATAATCCGTGGGGGACAGCGCTTCTTGGCTGACGGCAGCGGGCAGATGCGCGAACAGATCAGCGACTACTCGCACCGCTCCCGCTCCTATCGCTATTCCATTGTCGAGGGGCCGCTTCGGCGTTGAGGCCAAGGGGCAAGGGGCGCTTGTGGTTTGGGACACTGAGTTCGAGGTCCTTGATCCGAGCCAGGAGGCGGCGGTTGGTCAGATGTTCCAAGGGATCTACACGCAGTGTCTGGCGTTGCTCAAGCGGCGAGTCGAGTCGGACTAAGGGACGCGATCCGGAGGAGGGGCATGGGACGAACAGCCGGAACAGCGACGACACGATCCGTCTCTCACAAGGTGACCACTCAAGCCGCATCGGCCGAGCCGATGTTGTGCCAGGTGGGGACGAAACCGAAGAACGACAACGGCTACTTCGAGGCCATGACCAAGGTGATCTTCCGCTCGGGTCTCAGTTGGACGATGATCGAGGACAAGTGGCCCAACTTCCGGAAGGCATTTGGCGAGTTCGCGATCGCGAACGTCGCGCGATTCGGCGAGCCGGATGTCGACCGATTGATGAAGGATACCGGCATCGTGCGCAACTACCGCAAGATCATCGCGACGATCGACAATGCACGCGAGCTGCAGACCATTCAACTGCAAGGCGCTGGGCCGTCGGTTCTCATTCCTCGGTGGGTCAACGGCGGTGTTCTTTCTCCGCTGTGTAGGCGAGGAAATGCCCGAGACGATTCGACGATGGGAGGAGGAAGCCCGGGAGAAGAAGGCGGGTACCAACGGCGAGTGACGTCATATAAGAAGGGAGTGGCAGCCATGTCGGAACTTCACCATACGATCACGATCAACGCACTGCCGGGCAAGGTCTGGAACGTGTTGGCCGACTTGGAAGCCGTGCAGCGCTATAACCCCACGGTGTCGCGCGCCCAGTACATCTCGTCCAACAAAGAGGGCCTCGGCGCGAGCCGGCAGTGCGATCTCAAGCCAAAGGGCGTGGTCAAGGAACGCGTCATCGCATGGGAGCCCAACCACGCCATTGCGCTGGAGTTGTACGAGAGCCCGTGGCCGCTGGTGTTCATGAGGTGGCGGACAGAGGTGAAGCCTGAGGGAGCCGGAACAGTCGTCAGCCAGCGGATGGAGTATCGGGTCAAGTTCGGGGTGCTCGGAGCGTTGATGGATCGCCTGGTCATGCGCCGAACACTGGATCGGACGATCGCCGATGTGTTCGTTGGGCTGAAGCGATTTGTCGAGACGGGCGAACAAGCGTCCGGCACACCACGATGAGAGGGCGCGATGCCTCGTAAGCACAAGGCGGGATCAGCGACCACACCGGCGGCCCCAGATGCGCGGTTTGAGTCCTTGCGCGAGGCGTTGCTGCGTGACGACAGCGTGACTCCGGCGAAGATGTTCGGCTCGCAGGGGTTGAAGGTTCGGGGCAAAGTGTTCGCCATGCTGGTCAAGGGCAGACTGGTGGTCAAACTGCCCCGCGAGCGTGTTGAAGCGCTCGTTGAATCCGGACGCGCGACGCCGTTCGATCCCGGCCACGGCCATCTGATGAAAGAATGGGCGGCGGTGGAGCCGGATACCGAGGGCGCCTGGACTTCGCTGGCGGAGGAAGCGAAGGCCTTTGTTGTTCGGTCGAGTCGGTAGGTGCTCTCTCGGATGGCGACCAACTCGCGGCGGTTAACTGGTCCGAAGGATTCGGGTTCCTGATGCGCGCCGATGCACGGGATAACCCGGGCGTGATTGCTCCGCCGCTGCTGATTTACGCGGTGGCGTTCGGCGGGGCCGAACTCCTGCACGCGCTGGCTCCTCTTCATGTCGGGTCTGGGCTGATGAGAGCACTTGGGGGGACGCTGCTGATCGGGGCGGGCATCCTGCTGGCGCGCGGAGCGTTCCGCGCCATGGGTCTTGCGGGGACGAGTGCGAATCCGTATAGCTCGGCGACGGCGCTCGTCATGCAAGGCCCGTTTCGGTGGACGCGCAATCCGCTCTATCTCGCTCAAACGTTCCTGTACATCGGCATGGCGATGGCCCTGAACACACTCTGGCCCCTGGCGTGGCTTCCCGTTGTCCTGTTGGTGATGCGCTACGGCGTGATCGAGCGGGAGGAGCGTCGGCTGGAGCGGCAGTTCGGAGCGGTCTATCAGGCGTACGCGGCGAGGGTCCGCCGCTGGTTCTAACCGGGAACCGATGACCACACCTCAGATCATCCGTATACCGATCTTGCCCGCCGGTCTGGTGAACGCTCACCTCATCCTGGGGCCAAATGGCTGCATTCTTGTCGATACCGGGCTGCCTGGGTCGGAGGCGAAGATTGAGAAGGTGTTAACAAAGCACGGACGTTCATTCGGGGATATCACACTCATCGTGATCACCCACGCTCACGTGGACCACGCGGGGAACTCGGTGTCGGTGCGCGAATTGTCCGGTGCGCCGATTGTGGCCCACGAGCAAGACGCCGAATACGTTCACCGAGAAACGTCAATGACATTCTGCCCCACCGGGTGGTTTGGCCGTCTTTTCCTCAAAACACCCTTGATGTTCGAGTCCTATCAAGGGTTTGCTCCGGATATTTTACTCTCGAGCGACACGCTGGACCTCACTCGCTACGGCATTCCCGGCGTAGTCACCCACACGCCGGGTCATACGGCGGGTTCCATCTCGGTAGCGCTTTCGACGAAAGACGCGCTGGTCGGCGATCTTATTGCTTCAGGAGTTCTGTTGGGTGGCCTCATCAGAACCAACCATGCCAAACGTCCGCCCTTTGAAGATGACCCGCGTGCAGTGGGCTTTGCGCTGCAACGTCTGCTTGATTCCGGCATGGAGAGATTTTACATGGGGCACGGCGGCCCCTTAAATGCCGGCGAAGTCCGGCGTCACGCGCAGGTTCTTGCGCGAATACCCATGAGCGGCCCGGCCTTGGCGACGAGGTGATCTGAGGTGTGCGGCATTGTTCGTCGCGCCGAGCGTCGTTCGTCACGCAGCGAGGGAAGGAATCTGACATGCAACCGGTACAGACACCGATCACCGGTCAGGAAGACCAGGGCGACCTGTCGTTGCCGTTCCACGCGCTGGTTCAGTTTTATCACGCCTTCAACACCAGGAACATGACGGTCATGGCGGAGAACTGGGCGCAATCGGACGAGATCGCGATGGACAACCCGCTGGGAGGGATCAAGCGAGGCTGGGCGGACATCCGACAGGTGTATGAGAAACTCTTCAGTGAGCCAGCCACCGTATACGTCGAATATTACGACTACACGCTCCACGAGGCCGGCGAGATGTTCTATGCCGTGGGCCGAGAACGTGGCTCCTTCCGAGTGGGCGGTGATGAGATCACGCTCGCGATCAGAACCACTCGCGTCTTTCGGAAACAGCATGGCCGATGGCGGCAGCTCCACCATCATGGATCGATCGACGATCCGAAATTGCTGGAGCGGTATCAGTCGGCGGTGCTGGGCAAGCCGCCGGATAAAAGCGAGAGAGCCCGCTAACCAGGAGCTCAGGTGTTATGTGTATGGCCGAATCGATTTGGAGGTGTCGAGGGCGGCGATGACGGGATGACGAGCCTCCCGCCACTCGTAGAACAGACCACGCCACAACGTTCGAAACGCGCATGCGCCACGACCACGTGACCGATAGGCTGGGACGTGGCCGCATGGGCCTCTCCCGACCGGGGATGCGCAAGTCCCTCGCTCGGCGTTATCCCGGCCGATCCTTTCGGCTGCATGGCATGATCATCGATTGACGGCATAGTCTCCCTTCTTCATTTGGTCGGTCACACTTCCCCGTGAAAGATGTCTAATACATCGAATGCAGCATCCGGTGGACATTGGTCTCTCCGATGCTGAGGGAGAATGAGACGCGCATGGAACAGACGCTGGAAACGTGGGTCGAACGCGCGAAAGAAGGTGATAGAGCGGCGCTGGAGGAACTGGTACGCGGCATCAAGGACCGGATCTACAACCTCGCCATGCGGATGCTGTGGCACCCGGCCGACGCCGAAGACGCGACGCAGGAAATCCTCATCAAAATCGTCACCCACCTGAGCAGTTTTCGCAGCGAGAGCGCGTTCACGACCTGGGTCTACCGCATCGCCTCCAACTTCCTCTTAACCACCCGCAAACGTCTCGCAGAGCAACACGCCCTGACCTTCGAGCAACTTGGGGAGGATCTCGATGAGGGGCTCTCCGAGCCGCCATTGCAGGTCCCGCCAGAGGCCGATCAAGGTCTCCTGGTCAAAGAGGTCAAAATTGGCTGTACCCAAGGGATGTTGCTGTGCCTGGATCGTGATCATCGCATGACCTATATCTTGGGGGAGATCTTCGAGGTCACCAGTGATGAGGGGAGCGATATCTTAGGCATCACCACCGCGGCGTTTCGCAAACGGCTTTCCCGCGCGCGCACGCAGATTCGCGCCTTCATGCGGGAAAAGTGCGGCCTGGTCAACGCGAGCGTCCCCTGCCGCTGCGCCAAGCGGGTCAGTGCCGTGATTGACTCCGGCCGGCTCGATCCCGAGCACCTGCTGTTTGCCGATCATCCCGCCCGCGACACGACGTTGATCGCGCGCGTCCAAGAAGTGGAGGAACTGGAGCAGGCGGCCGCCGTGTTTCAGAGCCACCCAGATTATGCGGCCCCGGACAAGTTCGTTGAGGGCATCAAACAGCTCGTTGAGTCCGGAAAGTTCGGCATGTTGAGGGAATAGTCCCCCCAGGAACAGGAGCCCTTCGGGGTGTCCGACTGACGAAGCGGAGGTGCGTGACATGAATCACACGAAACATCTTTTCGCGGTGTTCGCGTTCACAGCGGGCTGCCTCGTCGCCGCTCAGAGTTACGGCAACGAACGTTCTCAGCCGAGTCACCCAGCCACGAGGACAGGAGGAGCCATGGACACGCAACTGATCGAGCAGCGGTTGAAGACCTACTTTTCGGCGCTGAATCACTCAGACGTCAAGGCGGCCATCGGGTCGTACACCAAAGACGGCATATTTATGCCGACCGAAGGACCCACGGCCATTGGAGTTGAGCAGCTCGATGGAGCGTATCGCTCGGTGTTCAACGCCATCAAACTCCATGTGGGTTTTACCATCGAAGAAATTGTTCAGAGCGGTGAGTACGCGTTCGCCATCACCACATCCAATGGGGAGGTGACGATTCTTGCCAAGGGGGTGACGGCTCCGGAGAAGAACCGCGAGCTCTTTGTCCTGCGGAAGGAGAATGGGCAATGGAAGATTGCGCGGTACATGTTCAATAAATCGTCGCCGTCGCAGCACTGAGAACGAGCACTGGTGCGGGCGTGCCGAGAGCACGCCCGCACCATGATGCCTGATAGGCGTGACTGATGCTGTCCGTTCAACACTCATTCGAAAAGGAGAACACTGTGCAACAGGCACAAGGCGCGCTCACCCTTGCCGGACGCACGATGCTCGCCCTCATGTTTCTGCTGTCAGGGCTTGGCAAGATCGGGAGCGTGGCCGGCACGCAAGGGTACATGGAGGCGAAAGGCGTCCCGGGCGTGCTGATCTGGCCCGCCATCGTCCTGGAAATCGGGGGCGCGCTCGCGGTCATGGTTGGCGCCGGCACGCGGTGGGCCTCCGGACTACTGTGCGTGTTCACCGTGCTGACGGCCGTCATCTTTCATCGCCAGTTCAGCGATCAAGTTCAGATGTTCATGTTTCTCAAGAATGTGGCGATCGCAGGCGGGTTCTTGTACCTGTTGGCATTCGGTCCTGGCCGATGGAGCTGGGACGAGCGGAAGACGCGGTAGGACGTACCGTGGCGATTCCGTGTGATGGGGGCTTCACCGGACCTTCCTGAACAGGCGGCCGTCGCAGTCCAAGAGACCGGGACTGCTGACTGTCAGGCGCGGGTCTTGATCCCCAAGGCTTTGATGCGCGAGGCCAGCGTGGTGGGCTTCATGCCCAGCAACTCTGCCGCGCCGCCCGCACCGAATACCTTTCCACTGCTTTGCTTCAGTGCCGCCATGATGCTGTCGCGCTCGTGGCGCTTCAGGTCGTCGCGAGTGAGGAGGGTTGTAGTCTCGTTTGCGCGCGGCCGGTATCGGTGGGCGTCGGACGGTGGTGATGCCGCCACCTCGAATCGCAGCGGCCCCCCTTGCGCGAGGATCACCGCGCGCTCCACGACGTTCTGGAGTTCGCGTACGTTCCCAGGCCAGTCGTGGGAGGCGAGCTGGTCGGCTTGGGCACGGGTAAGGCGTGGCGGAGGTCGGTTCATCCGGTTTGCGGCAAGCCGGACGAAATGCGCGGCGAGCGGTGCGATGTCTTCGCGGCGCTCGCGCAAGGACGGGACCGTGATCGGGAAGACGCTGAGCCGATAGAACAAGTCCTGCCGGAATCGCCCGGCATCCACCTCGGCCTTCAGGTCGCGGTTGGTCGCGGCGATCACGCGCACATCGATTCTGCGAGTGCGGCTCTCCCCCACCCGCTCGATCTCCTGTTCCTGCAACACACGGAGCAGCTTGGCTTGCATGGCGAGCGGCAGTTCGCCGATCTCGTCGAGGAACAGCGTCCCGCCGTCCGCGAGCTCAAACCGGCCAGGTTTGTCCTTGAGCGCGCCGGTAAACGCGCCGCGCGCGTGACCGAAAAACTCGCTTTCGAAAAGGTGTTCAGGGATTGCGCTGCAGTTGACCTTGATGAGGGCGCGCTCTTTCCGCGCGCTCTGTTGGTGGATGGCACGGGCAACGAGCTCCTTGCCCGTGCCGCTTTCGCCCTGGATGAGCACGGCGGCGTTGGTTGGCGCGACCAGTTCGATTTGCCGCAACACGTGGTGCAGTGCGCCACTCTCGCCCACCAGGTCGCGCGAGCCGAGCGCCGCGGTGACCTCTTCGCGGAGGTAGTCGTTTTCCAGTTCGAGCCTCTTCTTGAGTGTGTCGATCTCTTCGAAGGCGCGCGCGTTGGCGATCGCCACCGCGGCGTGGTCAGCGAAGGTGCGGAGCCACGCGAAGGCCTCGGGGGTGAGCTCGCCTCGGTCGAACATGCCGAGCACACCGAGCACTTCGCCGCGAAACACCAGCGGCTGTCCCGCGAAGGTTCGTATGCCTTCGGCCGTGATCCACTCGGGTCGTGCGACCCACGGCTGGTCGGATGTCACATGGGAAATGAGGAGGGGTTCCCCGGTCTGCGCGATCCCCCCGATCTTTCGGACACCGAGCGGAAAACGGCGGAACGCGCCGTCGATCCGGGACAAGTCCTCTGAAGAATGTTCGGAGTGGCCCGCGCTGGCGGCGAGATGGAGGCAGCGTGTTTGGTCCGGACATTCAGAGCGGAAGCGACATTCCCCGCAGATGTCACCTGGTGCGATGAGCCAGATGCGGACCAGTGCGACATCGGAGCACTCCGCCACGCCGTCCACGATCTGCCGGAGGACCCCGTCGACCGCGCGTGCATGGCCGATTGCGAGCATGATGGATCGGATCGATTCAAGGTTCACAGAAGGTTTATAGCACGAGAAATCGTGTTCGTACAGCGAGAACTCGTTGTAAGACGAGATGTCGTAGATATCGTATGTCCTAGATAGGTTAGTGTTTACAATCATATACGTCGTATCAGGCTGTTGGCATGATGCTTGGATTAGCAGGTGACACTGGCGAAGCGAGTAGCGGGGTCCAGTGGAGCCCGGGCCTGGGGACGCGCGTTGGGTGTGTTGCAGGCTCGCGAGCGATTTCTCTTTGAGGAAAGGAGTTGAGGATGTTTCGACGGACGAGTACGGCGGTCAAGTATGCACTCGGGGGGCTGGTGGCGATGGGAGGAATTGCGCTTCTTAGTCTGGCGCCTGTTGACCAGGCACGCGCCGGCAGTGAGATCACGATCCATCTCGTGCAGAAGAACGGGTTCTTCGAGTCGAAAGACTCGATGTACCCGCTCAAGGCCGGTGAGTACGCCTTCGAGGTCGCCAATGACACCGGCCGCGACGTCGGCTTTCAGCTCCAGGACCCCAAGACCGGGAAGACGCTGATTCTGGGGCCGCTCAAGATCGGGGAGACCAAGACGTTCAAGGCCAAGCTGGCTGCGGGGGACTACCGCTATCGTTGCCCGATCAATCCGACCCCCTGGTACGACTTCTCGGTGGACAAGGGTTGAGGAACGGCCAACGTCAACCAGCGACGGTCCGAGCAGCGGAACGATCGACCGAAGGGAGGTGACTGCATGCAAAAAGAATCCGGCAAGAACGCCACGCCCTCCTATGTGTGTGAACCCTGTGGGGCAACATCTGTGGAACCCGGGACGTGCTGTGGCAGGACGATGAAACCGATTCGCGACGCGAAGGCGTCGGCGAAAGGCCACTCGTGTTCGTCGTGTTGACATGGGTCGTGGGCTGATCGGGTGCCTGCACGGGGAGGCGCGTGTCCCGATTCCGCTGGCCCCAGGGGGCGCGCCCTCTCCGCCGCAGGCTGTTGAAGCAAGGGAGAGCCGAATGAAGAGCACAGAAGGCCGGATCCTCGGGTTTCGTCTCGGCATCTATGTCTTCAAGGATGCCGAGATCGTGGACTATGCCGCACCGCACGGGGTGTTCTCCGTCGCACGGCGGTTTGACCCGGAGCTGGATGCGTTCCTGGTCGCGGAGAACGTGCGACCCGTCCAGACACAGGCGGGCTTCACCGTGCTGCCGAACTATTCGTTCGGCGATCGGCCGGCGATGGACGCCTTCCTGGTCCCAGGCGGATTCGGGACCCGGCAGGAGATGCACAACCGCCGGCTGCACGAGTTCATCCGCGCGCTGCCGGATCACACGTTGCTGGCGAGCGTGTGCACCGGCTCGTGGGTCTACGGCCGGATGGGACTGCTCGATGGCCTGAGTGCCACGAACCGCAAAGAACCCGACCGGCTGGAAGCCTCGGCGTTCGGCAAGGTACCGATCGATCGCCTCGCCGAGATCGCGCCGGCCTGCCGCGTGAGCCGTGCGCGTGTGGTTGATGCCGGGCGCATCGTGACCGCCGGTGGGATTGCGAGCGGGATGGAGATGGGCTTCCACCTTTTGCGACGCGCGGGCTATGACGAAGCCTTTATCAACGAGGTTGCGCGCGTGATGGAGTACCACCAAGCATACGCCCTGTACCGCGAGGACACCGAGTACGCGGCCCTCGGGCCTCAACTGGCGGCTCGGCCTCAATGAGCCTCTCTTTCCATCAGATCGCCTTCACCCCTTCGGTGCTCGCTGCGCAGCAGCGATACAACACGCGCGAGACCATGCTGCCGGAAGACGACGGGATCCCCGCGGTACTCGGCCCGGAGGAAATCGCCTTCATCGCCGAGCGCGACAGCTTCTACCTGGCCACGGTCAGTGAAACCGGCTGGCCGTACATCCAGCACCGCGGCGGGGCGCGAGGGTTTCTCCGTGTCGTGGATGCGCGAACGC
This window contains:
- a CDS encoding glucose 1-dehydrogenase → MRLKDKVAIVTGGGTGIGEAIAKAFAKEGATVVVTGRRKEELERVVREMERAKGRALAVPGSVTQEADVRAAVDATVRAYGRIDVLVNNAGNLFHAGPLHETSDQIWNETLDIFLTGTFRFTRAVIPHMLKQGGGSIVNISTTAALKALPGFPAHAYAAAKAGVIMLTKSVAIQYAKDKIRCNAICPAGVDTPGVAGWLSDPKAREWFNGIHPVGRMGRPEEIAPPAVYFASDESQWTTGAILPVDGGVMAQ
- a CDS encoding nuclear transport factor 2 family protein, which gives rise to MAGKSPVDTVNTLIEAINRGDLGAALAQYEPHAILVAEPGKVATGTKAIRTALEGFIALKPTLRGDAHQFLEGGNLALFCSKWTLTGTGPDGKPVEMGGTSSDVLRRQADGNWLIVIDNPWGTALLG
- a CDS encoding DNA-3-methyladenine glycosylase I yields the protein MGRTAGTATTRSVSHKVTTQAASAEPMLCQVGTKPKNDNGYFEAMTKVIFRSGLSWTMIEDKWPNFRKAFGEFAIANVARFGEPDVDRLMKDTGIVRNYRKIIATIDNARELQTIQLQGAGPSVLIPRWVNGGVLSPLCRRGNARDDSTMGGGSPGEEGGYQRRVTSYKKGVAAMSELHHTITINALPGKVWNVLADLEAVQRYNPTVSRAQYISSNKEGLGASRQCDLKPKGVVKERVIAWEPNHAIALELYESPWPLVFMRWRTEVKPEGAGTVVSQRMEYRVKFGVLGALMDRLVMRRTLDRTIADVFVGLKRFVETGEQASGTPR
- a CDS encoding TfoX/Sxy family protein, which translates into the protein MPRKHKAGSATTPAAPDARFESLREALLRDDSVTPAKMFGSQGLKVRGKVFAMLVKGRLVVKLPRERVEALVESGRATPFDPGHGHLMKEWAAVEPDTEGAWTSLAEEAKAFVVRSSR
- a CDS encoding isoprenylcysteine carboxylmethyltransferase family protein, with protein sequence MRADARDNPGVIAPPLLIYAVAFGGAELLHALAPLHVGSGLMRALGGTLLIGAGILLARGAFRAMGLAGTSANPYSSATALVMQGPFRWTRNPLYLAQTFLYIGMAMALNTLWPLAWLPVVLLVMRYGVIEREERRLERQFGAVYQAYAARVRRWF
- a CDS encoding MBL fold metallo-hydrolase, which encodes MTTPQIIRIPILPAGLVNAHLILGPNGCILVDTGLPGSEAKIEKVLTKHGRSFGDITLIVITHAHVDHAGNSVSVRELSGAPIVAHEQDAEYVHRETSMTFCPTGWFGRLFLKTPLMFESYQGFAPDILLSSDTLDLTRYGIPGVVTHTPGHTAGSISVALSTKDALVGDLIASGVLLGGLIRTNHAKRPPFEDDPRAVGFALQRLLDSGMERFYMGHGGPLNAGEVRRHAQVLARIPMSGPALATR
- a CDS encoding nuclear transport factor 2 family protein, producing the protein MQPVQTPITGQEDQGDLSLPFHALVQFYHAFNTRNMTVMAENWAQSDEIAMDNPLGGIKRGWADIRQVYEKLFSEPATVYVEYYDYTLHEAGEMFYAVGRERGSFRVGGDEITLAIRTTRVFRKQHGRWRQLHHHGSIDDPKLLERYQSAVLGKPPDKSERAR
- a CDS encoding RNA polymerase sigma factor, which translates into the protein MEQTLETWVERAKEGDRAALEELVRGIKDRIYNLAMRMLWHPADAEDATQEILIKIVTHLSSFRSESAFTTWVYRIASNFLLTTRKRLAEQHALTFEQLGEDLDEGLSEPPLQVPPEADQGLLVKEVKIGCTQGMLLCLDRDHRMTYILGEIFEVTSDEGSDILGITTAAFRKRLSRARTQIRAFMREKCGLVNASVPCRCAKRVSAVIDSGRLDPEHLLFADHPARDTTLIARVQEVEELEQAAAVFQSHPDYAAPDKFVEGIKQLVESGKFGMLRE
- a CDS encoding SgcJ/EcaC family oxidoreductase, translated to MDTQLIEQRLKTYFSALNHSDVKAAIGSYTKDGIFMPTEGPTAIGVEQLDGAYRSVFNAIKLHVGFTIEEIVQSGEYAFAITTSNGEVTILAKGVTAPEKNRELFVLRKENGQWKIARYMFNKSSPSQH
- a CDS encoding DoxX family protein; its protein translation is MQQAQGALTLAGRTMLALMFLLSGLGKIGSVAGTQGYMEAKGVPGVLIWPAIVLEIGGALAVMVGAGTRWASGLLCVFTVLTAVIFHRQFSDQVQMFMFLKNVAIAGGFLYLLAFGPGRWSWDERKTR
- a CDS encoding sigma 54-interacting transcriptional regulator, which translates into the protein MLAIGHARAVDGVLRQIVDGVAECSDVALVRIWLIAPGDICGECRFRSECPDQTRCLHLAASAGHSEHSSEDLSRIDGAFRRFPLGVRKIGGIAQTGEPLLISHVTSDQPWVARPEWITAEGIRTFAGQPLVFRGEVLGVLGMFDRGELTPEAFAWLRTFADHAAVAIANARAFEEIDTLKKRLELENDYLREEVTAALGSRDLVGESGALHHVLRQIELVAPTNAAVLIQGESGTGKELVARAIHQQSARKERALIKVNCSAIPEHLFESEFFGHARGAFTGALKDKPGRFELADGGTLFLDEIGELPLAMQAKLLRVLQEQEIERVGESRTRRIDVRVIAATNRDLKAEVDAGRFRQDLFYRLSVFPITVPSLRERREDIAPLAAHFVRLAANRMNRPPPRLTRAQADQLASHDWPGNVRELQNVVERAVILAQGGPLRFEVAASPPSDAHRYRPRANETTTLLTRDDLKRHERDSIMAALKQSSGKVFGAGGAAELLGMKPTTLASRIKALGIKTRA
- a CDS encoding DJ-1/PfpI family protein; its protein translation is MKSTEGRILGFRLGIYVFKDAEIVDYAAPHGVFSVARRFDPELDAFLVAENVRPVQTQAGFTVLPNYSFGDRPAMDAFLVPGGFGTRQEMHNRRLHEFIRALPDHTLLASVCTGSWVYGRMGLLDGLSATNRKEPDRLEASAFGKVPIDRLAEIAPACRVSRARVVDAGRIVTAGGIASGMEMGFHLLRRAGYDEAFINEVARVMEYHQAYALYREDTEYAALGPQLAARPQ